From Candidatus Neomarinimicrobiota bacterium, one genomic window encodes:
- a CDS encoding NapC/NirT family cytochrome c — MGFIGRYLMFIQLLFLNWIGKIGTILASTAFISFFILEGLSLVGVFRSTYTGIVTYFIIPIIFVIGLVLLPFAWRKQKKETGTTLHNVFIDKLEGGGIDAQNFWEKVVPVVGILTIINVLFIVAAGSSAMHYMDESEFCGTACHTIMGPEWQVYSVSPHSKVPCVDCHIGEGLQALAAAKVNGAWQAVSAMFDLYDKPIGTPIHNLRPATETCGKCHWPEKHYGSKLVKIERYRDDEANTKQYTTLNLKVDAANGVGSGIHWHIAENNKVRYSSVDDMREDMIWVEVMQRDGSFKRYTNKHLADSTSEDSEPRVMDCVDCHNRATHIYEQPDAALDHAMARGDIDPEIPYMKREAMAAITTSYNDKDSALADIGDRLTSYYELEYPDKDFLSLPKSIEAVKAIYDRNIHPAMKIDWGTYPNHLGHRVEFGCFSCHNFMQHEQSDGCFRCHNRHLVDEAGVGISDECTLCHSILALGEENPLQYLLDQEFRSFEEHKNTYFREEYLKNF, encoded by the coding sequence ATGGGTTTTATTGGACGATATTTGATGTTTATACAATTGCTATTCTTGAATTGGATTGGCAAAATTGGAACCATTCTGGCGAGTACTGCTTTCATTTCTTTTTTCATCCTTGAGGGCTTGTCCCTGGTGGGTGTTTTCAGAAGTACTTATACTGGGATTGTTACCTACTTTATCATTCCCATCATTTTCGTAATTGGATTGGTTCTCTTGCCTTTTGCCTGGCGGAAACAAAAAAAGGAAACCGGAACAACACTTCACAATGTATTCATAGACAAACTTGAGGGTGGAGGAATAGACGCACAAAATTTTTGGGAGAAGGTGGTGCCAGTTGTCGGTATATTGACAATTATAAATGTCCTATTTATTGTCGCTGCAGGCTCGAGTGCCATGCATTACATGGATGAATCAGAATTTTGCGGTACTGCCTGTCACACCATCATGGGTCCCGAATGGCAAGTATACTCGGTTTCCCCTCATTCAAAAGTTCCCTGTGTGGATTGTCATATTGGCGAGGGGTTACAGGCATTGGCAGCCGCTAAAGTTAACGGTGCATGGCAGGCAGTATCAGCCATGTTCGACTTGTATGATAAACCTATTGGAACCCCCATTCACAATTTGCGTCCAGCTACCGAAACCTGTGGTAAATGCCACTGGCCTGAAAAGCACTATGGCTCAAAGTTGGTTAAGATTGAGCGATATCGGGATGATGAGGCCAATACCAAGCAGTACACCACTCTCAATCTAAAAGTTGATGCAGCCAACGGGGTAGGGTCAGGAATCCATTGGCACATTGCCGAGAATAATAAAGTTCGCTATAGCTCTGTTGATGATATGCGTGAGGATATGATCTGGGTTGAGGTTATGCAGCGAGATGGCAGTTTTAAGAGATATACCAATAAACATCTGGCTGATTCCACTTCTGAGGATTCTGAACCCCGTGTTATGGATTGTGTTGATTGTCATAACCGTGCCACCCATATCTATGAACAGCCTGATGCAGCTCTAGATCATGCCATGGCCAGGGGTGATATTGATCCTGAAATTCCCTATATGAAGCGCGAAGCCATGGCCGCAATAACTACCTCATATAATGATAAAGACTCTGCTCTGGCTGATATTGGAGATAGACTTACTTCTTATTATGAGCTGGAATACCCAGATAAAGATTTCCTATCTCTACCAAAATCAATAGAAGCAGTAAAAGCCATTTACGATCGCAACATTCATCCTGCCATGAAGATTGATTGGGGGACCTATCCTAATCACCTTGGTCACCGTGTGGAATTTGGATGTTTCTCCTGCCATAATTTTATGCAGCATGAGCAAAGCGATGGTTGTTTCAGATGTCATAACCGACACCTGGTAGATGAAGCAGGCGTGGGTATTTCTGATGAATGTACACTCTGTCATTCTATTCTGGCACTTGGTGAAGAAAATCCACTGCAATATTTATTGGATCAGGAATTCAGATCCTTTGAGGAACACAAAAATACCTACTTCAGGGAAGAGTATTTAAAAAACTTTTAG
- a CDS encoding HAMP domain-containing histidine kinase: MKLRLPNLSIRFKIIFAQAASLAGILFLFTFILSILLNQVLNMNLDRFLHMQSDNFQSTISVQNGRISFHDLHSNFEHSGTLEDEIPFFVQFLNGSGHTLMLSGNLEGRRLYHGGKLPPQETMETVFFFGEPSRRLTTPVHIHKQHLGWLIITIPFDYLDDFKDYKNKIVFITGSIAILLFIFLSFLFVKLALRPVKQLAKSAEVLAEQSEISALPDIESNDEIGDLTKTLNHLLRKAGQSMETLELFAANVSHELKTPLAIMHSEISLLQKNIDPNNQYSLDLLGEEVDRMQTLIENLLVISNSQRPYKLLPSDIWLQDFISDESGRIQRIFRNKNMHFDFSKVESAKVYTDIYLLQLVFDNLVRNAVLYSPDNTTISISTTSDDSGVSIHVCDTGPGIAEVELAKILEPFVRGESNVHQAMTGSGLGLSISTWATKLLGGNLNLENIAPHGIRASITLPHTFRD; the protein is encoded by the coding sequence ATGAAGCTTAGGCTACCCAACCTTTCCATAAGATTCAAGATCATTTTTGCCCAGGCAGCCAGCCTGGCAGGAATATTATTTCTTTTTACCTTCATCCTGTCTATCCTGCTAAATCAAGTTTTAAATATGAATCTTGATCGCTTTTTACATATGCAATCTGATAATTTCCAATCCACGATTAGCGTCCAGAATGGTCGAATTTCATTCCATGATTTACACAGTAATTTTGAGCACTCCGGTACACTGGAGGATGAAATTCCCTTCTTTGTTCAGTTCCTGAATGGCAGCGGACATACCCTCATGCTTTCAGGCAATCTGGAGGGTCGACGACTTTACCATGGTGGAAAACTCCCCCCACAGGAAACCATGGAGACCGTTTTCTTTTTTGGGGAACCGTCAAGACGTTTGACCACACCTGTACATATACACAAGCAACACCTTGGATGGCTCATCATTACCATTCCCTTCGATTATCTCGATGATTTTAAGGACTATAAGAATAAAATTGTTTTCATCACGGGTAGCATCGCTATTTTACTCTTCATATTCCTCAGCTTTCTTTTTGTGAAGTTAGCCTTGAGGCCCGTAAAGCAGCTGGCCAAGAGCGCTGAAGTATTGGCTGAACAATCTGAGATCAGTGCTCTCCCAGATATTGAGAGCAATGATGAAATCGGCGATCTCACCAAGACGCTGAATCACCTCTTGCGCAAAGCAGGTCAATCCATGGAAACCCTGGAGCTTTTCGCAGCCAATGTTTCCCACGAGTTGAAAACACCCCTGGCTATTATGCATTCTGAGATATCACTTCTTCAAAAAAATATTGATCCAAACAACCAGTATTCACTGGATCTGTTGGGTGAAGAAGTGGATAGAATGCAGACCCTCATTGAGAATTTGCTGGTTATTAGCAACTCGCAACGACCTTACAAACTCTTGCCATCAGACATATGGCTCCAGGATTTCATCAGTGATGAATCTGGTCGAATTCAACGTATCTTTCGTAACAAGAACATGCATTTTGATTTTTCAAAAGTTGAATCCGCCAAGGTCTATACCGATATCTATCTTCTGCAGCTCGTCTTTGATAATCTGGTTAGAAATGCAGTACTCTACTCGCCTGACAATACAACCATATCCATTTCGACTACCTCAGATGATTCTGGTGTTTCCATTCATGTATGTGATACCGGTCCTGGAATAGCTGAGGTGGAACTTGCCAAAATTCTTGAACCATTTGTTCGGGGAGAATCAAATGTCCATCAAGCAATGACTGGCAGTGGTTTGGGCTTATCCATTTCTACATGGGCAACAAAACTATTGGGCGGGAATCTCAACCTGGAGAACATCGCTCCTCATGGAATTCGAGCATCCATCACCCTACCCCATACTTTCAGAGACTAA
- a CDS encoding MFS transporter: MKFSYGRLLLLGFGFMGTTILWGIYNAYVPIFLQAGREGFSTTSGVTGFGMSATATGFVMTLDNIAALFILPFIGAWSDRIRTKMGRRKPFIAMGAPLAFIGFIGIPIMLNVSLIPFMIAIFITLFFMDVFRTPVISLMPDITPSPKRSQANGIINLMGGVGAVLAFVVGGVLFKVSVGAPFYFGGIIMLIGAAVVLYFVKEPEVPEPSEEEPGLLDSFKTVLVDKDRSALFLLLAIFFWFLGYGALEVFFTSFAVNRFGVDSGVATGLLAFFSLPIVLFSPLSGYLGAKFGRKIIIMVGIVGFAILLFWGYSIQSLSMIKVMLPLTGVTWSLILVNSLPMVVDMAPQDRLGTYTGLYYLSSQSSAIAGPIMAGQIIEIFNNNYGVGFIYGSITLVIALLLMIPVKRGEALTES; the protein is encoded by the coding sequence ATGAAATTCAGCTATGGACGATTATTGCTTCTTGGGTTTGGATTTATGGGTACAACTATCCTGTGGGGAATCTACAATGCCTATGTCCCCATCTTCCTTCAGGCTGGTAGAGAGGGCTTTTCCACCACGTCTGGTGTAACTGGTTTTGGGATGAGTGCTACAGCAACCGGTTTTGTCATGACACTGGATAACATAGCCGCACTCTTTATCCTCCCATTTATCGGTGCCTGGTCGGATAGAATTAGAACTAAAATGGGTAGGCGAAAACCTTTTATAGCCATGGGAGCACCGCTTGCATTTATAGGTTTCATTGGAATCCCCATCATGCTGAACGTTTCCCTGATCCCCTTCATGATTGCCATCTTTATCACCCTCTTTTTCATGGATGTATTCAGAACACCTGTAATATCTCTCATGCCGGACATCACGCCCTCTCCCAAACGCTCCCAGGCAAATGGCATTATAAACCTCATGGGTGGTGTTGGTGCAGTTCTGGCTTTTGTAGTGGGTGGTGTTCTGTTCAAGGTATCAGTTGGAGCCCCTTTCTATTTTGGTGGAATTATCATGCTCATCGGTGCTGCTGTTGTACTTTATTTTGTTAAAGAACCAGAGGTCCCGGAGCCTTCAGAGGAAGAACCTGGACTTTTGGACAGCTTCAAGACGGTATTGGTTGACAAAGACAGATCTGCCTTGTTTTTACTCCTGGCAATTTTCTTCTGGTTTCTTGGGTATGGGGCACTGGAAGTTTTCTTTACCTCTTTTGCTGTAAATCGGTTCGGTGTGGATAGTGGGGTTGCTACTGGACTCCTGGCTTTTTTCTCACTCCCCATCGTCCTCTTTTCGCCATTGAGTGGATACCTCGGTGCTAAATTTGGAAGAAAAATAATCATCATGGTGGGTATTGTTGGCTTTGCCATCCTGCTTTTTTGGGGTTACTCAATTCAATCTCTATCAATGATCAAGGTTATGCTTCCCCTCACCGGAGTCACCTGGTCACTCATACTGGTCAACTCACTCCCTATGGTAGTGGATATGGCTCCTCAGGATCGATTGGGAACCTACACAGGGTTGTATTATCTCTCTTCCCAATCCTCAGCCATAGCTGGTCCAATCATGGCCGGCCAAATTATAGAAATCTTTAATAACAACTATGGTGTGGGTTTCATCTATGGGTCGATTACCTTGGTGATTGCACTTCTATTAATGATTCCAGTAAAACGTGGCGAGGCGCTCACAGAAAGCTGA